A genomic segment from Capra hircus breed San Clemente chromosome 7, ASM170441v1, whole genome shotgun sequence encodes:
- the LOC102177619 gene encoding olfactory receptor 2G6 — protein MEESNSSSEKGFLLLGFSDQPQLERILFVIILLFYILNLLGNTAIILVSYLDPKLHTPMYFFLSNLSCVDICFTTSVAPQLLVTMNKKDKNMSYGGCVAQLYVATGLGSSECILLAVMAYDRYAAVCRPLHYTAIVHPQLCASLASTAWLSGLITSLIQCSLTIQLPLCGHRKLDHIFCEVPVLIKLACVDTTFNEVELFVASVIFLVVPVSLILVSYGFITRAVLRIKSTAGRSKAFGTCSSHLLVVIIFYGTIIFMYLQPAKSSSKNQGKFVSLFYTIVTPLLNPIIYTLRNKDVKGAMRTLVTGNAFSS, from the coding sequence ATGGAAGAAAGCAACAGCAGCTCTGAAAAAGggtttcttcttctgggattttcTGATCAGCCCCAACTAGAGAGAATACTTTTTGTTATAATTTTGCTCTTCTACATCTTAAACCTACTGGGAAACACTGCCATCATTTTAGTTTCTTACTTGGACCCCAAACTCCACACTCCAATGTACTTTTTCCTCAGCAACCTCTCTTGTGTAGACATCTGCTTCACCACCAGTGTTGCCCCACAGTTGCTGGTTACTATGAATAAGAAAGACAAGAACATGAGCTATGGCGGATGTGTGGCCCAGCTCTATGTAGCCACTGGGCTGGGTTCCTCTGAGTGTATTCTCCTAGCGGTCATGGCTTATGATCGCTATGCTGCTGTCTGCCGGCCTCTGCACTACACAGCCATTGTGCATCCTCAGCTTTGCGCATCCCTGGCCAGCACAGCGTGGCTCAGTGGCCTCATCACCTCCCTTATTCAGTGCTCCCTTACTATACAGCTGCCTCTTTGTGGTCATCGCAAATTGGACCATATTTTTTGTGAGGTGCCAGTGCTCATAAAACTGGCCTGTGTGGACACAACTTTCAATGAAGTAGAACTATTCGTGGCCAGTGTAATCTTTCTCGTTGTCCCTGTGTCACTCATCCTAGTCTCCTATGGCTTTATAACGCGAGCTGTGTTGAGGATTAAATCAACAGCAGGCCGTAGCAAGGCCTTTGGCACTTGCTCCTCCCACCTGCTTGTGGTCATCATTTTCTATGGGACCATCATTTTCATGTACCTTCAGCCAGCTAAAAGTAGCTCCAAAAACCAGGGAAAGTTTGTCTCCCTTTTCTACACCATAGTCACCCCACTTTTAAACCCCATTATCTACACTCTGAGAAACAAAGATGTGAAAGGGGCCATGAGGACACTGGTAacgggaaatgctttcagttcatAA